The following coding sequences lie in one Mucilaginibacter sp. KACC 22773 genomic window:
- a CDS encoding DUF6799 domain-containing protein: MKRMMIALIAVTLSCSAMAQTKTTDTTMHKMSHKMSHKMSQKSMHKMSHMSMDKMHDCVMMKDGKMMTMMNGKTMPMTEAKTMTNGTIVEADGTCKMKGGKTMKLKEGQCVMMNGEMPKMRMKKDTAGHKM; this comes from the coding sequence ATGAAAAGAATGATGATTGCCCTGATTGCTGTTACCTTAAGTTGTAGCGCTATGGCACAAACCAAAACAACCGACACTACCATGCACAAGATGTCGCATAAAATGTCGCACAAAATGTCGCAGAAATCAATGCACAAAATGTCGCACATGTCGATGGATAAAATGCACGATTGTGTAATGATGAAAGATGGTAAAATGATGACCATGATGAATGGCAAAACCATGCCCATGACCGAAGCTAAAACCATGACAAACGGTACCATTGTTGAGGCCGATGGAACCTGTAAAATGAAGGGAGGCAAAACTATGAAGCTAAAAGAAGGCCAGTGTGTAATGATGAACGGCGAGATGCCAAAAATGCGGATGAAAAAAGATACTGCAGGGCACAAAATGTAG
- a CDS encoding copper-translocating P-type ATPase, which yields MEMNKMQEGMEHHKMHDRHDQHMGMSEHDHHAMMIADFKKRFYVVLALTVPIMLLSTMIQHFMGVSWQFKGSSYILFALSSVVFVYGGWPFLTGLISEAKSRNPGMMFLIGFAITVAYSYSVAIVFGLKGMDFFWELATLILIMLLGHWIEMRSVMGASNELELLVKLMPADAHMVMGDSVHDVKTDTLNANDIILVKPGEKVAADGIILEGESYLNESMLTGESKPVQKVKGDKVIAGSINGNGSFKVTVSHAAKDSYLSQVVKLVDDAQKSKSQTQLLADTAAKWLTIIALITGIGTFMYWFLTGQTMAFAMERMVTVIVICCPHALGLAVPLVVAKSTALSAKHGLLIKNRTAFENARKITTVVFDKTGTLTVGKFEVSKVVSFNKEIKQDDLIRLASALEQNSEHPIATGILQKVKDLKIAIPQAQNFKAITGQGVEATVDGKKILVVSPGYLKENKLAVPGEYNANDTETVVFVMVDRQLAGYIALSDEIRPESADAIKTLKQENIRSVLLTGDNNKVAASVSKTLGMDSFIAEVLPHQKLDKIKELQSKGEFVAMTGDGVNDAPALAQADIGIAVGSGSDIAAETAGIVLVNSNPKDIVSLILFGKATYRKMIQNLIWATGYNIVALPLAAGVLYSQGILLSPAAGAVLMTVSTLVVAINAGMLKVKE from the coding sequence ATGGAGATGAACAAAATGCAGGAGGGGATGGAGCATCATAAAATGCACGATAGGCATGATCAGCACATGGGAATGTCAGAGCATGACCACCACGCCATGATGATTGCCGATTTTAAAAAAAGGTTTTACGTGGTATTGGCGCTTACAGTCCCTATCATGTTGTTATCGACCATGATCCAGCATTTTATGGGGGTTAGCTGGCAGTTTAAAGGTTCATCCTACATTTTGTTTGCCTTATCGTCGGTGGTGTTTGTATATGGCGGCTGGCCTTTTTTAACAGGTTTGATAAGCGAGGCAAAATCCAGAAATCCGGGGATGATGTTCCTGATAGGTTTTGCCATTACGGTGGCCTATAGCTACAGTGTGGCAATCGTTTTCGGTCTTAAGGGGATGGATTTTTTTTGGGAGTTGGCTACCCTTATCCTCATTATGCTTTTAGGACATTGGATAGAAATGCGATCGGTAATGGGGGCGTCAAATGAACTTGAGCTGCTGGTTAAGCTCATGCCGGCAGATGCCCACATGGTAATGGGAGACAGCGTACACGACGTTAAAACAGATACGTTAAACGCTAATGATATTATCCTGGTAAAACCCGGAGAAAAAGTAGCGGCGGATGGTATTATACTGGAAGGCGAAAGCTACCTCAATGAATCTATGCTCACGGGCGAATCAAAGCCGGTACAAAAAGTAAAGGGTGATAAAGTAATAGCCGGTTCCATTAATGGCAACGGGTCGTTTAAAGTAACCGTTTCACATGCCGCTAAAGATTCCTACTTATCGCAGGTAGTTAAGTTGGTTGACGATGCGCAAAAATCAAAATCGCAAACGCAATTACTGGCCGATACTGCTGCAAAATGGTTAACAATTATAGCCCTAATAACAGGCATCGGCACATTTATGTACTGGTTTTTAACGGGGCAAACCATGGCCTTCGCCATGGAACGGATGGTAACCGTTATTGTTATTTGCTGTCCGCACGCTTTAGGGCTGGCTGTTCCGCTGGTGGTGGCCAAATCAACAGCATTATCGGCTAAACATGGCTTGCTCATTAAAAACCGAACCGCTTTTGAAAATGCCCGTAAAATAACCACCGTAGTATTTGATAAAACAGGCACACTTACTGTGGGCAAGTTTGAGGTATCCAAGGTGGTTTCGTTTAATAAAGAAATCAAACAGGACGACCTCATCCGCCTGGCTTCTGCCTTAGAACAAAACTCCGAGCATCCCATAGCCACGGGTATCCTGCAAAAAGTTAAAGACTTAAAAATTGCCATCCCGCAGGCACAAAACTTTAAGGCCATAACCGGCCAGGGTGTTGAGGCAACGGTAGATGGGAAAAAAATATTGGTGGTTAGTCCGGGTTATTTAAAAGAAAATAAGCTGGCCGTTCCCGGTGAATATAATGCCAACGATACCGAAACGGTGGTATTTGTAATGGTTGACCGGCAACTGGCCGGGTACATTGCCTTATCGGACGAGATCCGCCCCGAATCGGCAGATGCCATTAAAACCTTGAAGCAGGAAAACATCAGGTCTGTTTTGTTAACCGGCGATAACAATAAAGTGGCGGCAAGTGTAAGCAAAACTTTAGGTATGGATAGTTTCATCGCCGAAGTATTACCCCATCAAAAATTAGATAAAATTAAAGAACTGCAAAGCAAAGGCGAATTTGTGGCCATGACTGGTGATGGTGTTAACGACGCCCCCGCGCTGGCCCAGGCTGATATTGGCATTGCCGTTGGCTCGGGCAGCGATATTGCTGCCGAAACTGCCGGCATTGTACTGGTGAACAGCAACCCGAAAGACATTGTAAGCCTGATACTGTTTGGCAAGGCAACCTATCGTAAAATGATCCAGAATTTGATTTGGGCAACCGGGTATAACATTGTGGCGCTGCCCCTGGCTGCGGGTGTGCTATATAGCCAGGGTATTCTTTTAAGCCCGGCAGCGGGGGCGGTGTTAATGACAGTAAGTACCTTGGTTGTAGCTATAAATGCAGGTATGCTAAAAGTGAAAGAATAA
- a CDS encoding SHOCT domain-containing protein, translating to MMYYGIYGGMHLIWWIVWMVLLFWIFATPYDIPGQRRRKDTPLGILQKRFAAGEITAEEYKEKKNILQKDKAD from the coding sequence ATGATGTATTACGGAATTTATGGAGGAATGCACCTCATATGGTGGATTGTTTGGATGGTATTACTGTTCTGGATATTTGCAACGCCCTATGATATTCCGGGGCAGCGGAGGCGAAAAGATACACCGCTGGGTATTTTGCAAAAGCGGTTTGCCGCAGGCGAGATAACTGCCGAAGAGTACAAGGAAAAGAAAAATATACTCCAAAAAGACAAGGCTGATTAA
- a CDS encoding 5-fold beta-flower protein — protein MKKLHFLLFILTITAAVTVNAQVKKDTTFKIIITDKGWIRDAGGTQLGHIDKDNIVRNNKGQKLYFIDAGGNVIDANGKKLGTAKKNGSYYNINGENVLNTKDLDKEKCAILDPKGHNFGTAHQNYKLHACAAHCYFLEQEKKKAEAKKAKV, from the coding sequence ATGAAAAAGCTACACTTCCTTTTATTCATATTAACCATCACCGCGGCGGTTACGGTTAATGCCCAGGTTAAAAAAGATACAACTTTTAAAATTATCATTACCGATAAGGGATGGATCAGGGATGCAGGGGGCACTCAATTAGGCCATATTGATAAAGACAATATTGTGCGCAACAATAAAGGGCAAAAACTATATTTTATTGATGCCGGCGGTAACGTGATTGACGCTAACGGGAAAAAGTTGGGGACGGCAAAAAAGAACGGCTCCTACTATAATATCAATGGCGAAAATGTGCTGAATACCAAAGATCTGGATAAAGAAAAATGCGCCATTTTAGATCCAAAGGGGCATAACTTCGGCACGGCTCACCAGAATTATAAATTGCACGCATGTGCCGCACATTGTTATTTCCTGGAGCAGGAGAAGAAAAAGGCTGAAGCAAAAAAAGCCAAGGTTTAA
- a CDS encoding multicopper oxidase domain-containing protein — translation MKRSTVILLSFFLSFSAYAQHMAMKMDEKEPRKPFYTKVGNREIYHLYIADTTVNYTGKARPAMAINGSIPAPALEFTEGDTAEIYVHNQMMMETSIHWHGLILPNRYDGVSYLTTAPIEAGQTHFYKFPLVQHGTYWYHSHTMTQQQSGMYGAFIIHPKQPAEQKEYTLLLSDWTNENPDQVERSLHNQTDWYGIRKGSTQNYAEAVAEGHLKTKLTNEWKRMVAMDVSDVYYDRFFSNGKAVNNAPRFKKGDKVKLHIINGSSSTYFWLKYAGGKITVAANDGEDVQPVPVDRLIIAVAETYDVIVTIPHDGSFEFLATSEDRTRSTSLWLGSGPQFKAKPLPRLKYFEGMKMMNDMMGMDGNMKKMDGMVMTNQVMDMNTVMYPEITGDGTAPNDTTATAKKMSDMPGMDMGGSTDIVTLNYGMLKAIKPTNLPAGPLKVLHFNLTGNMNRYVWTINNKTVSESDKILIKKGENVRIILYNNTMMRHPMHLHGHYFRVLNGQGDYSPLKNTLDIMPMETDTIEFAATASGDWFFHCHILYHMMSGMGRIFNYENSPPNPELPDPASAIKKIYADDRRFFPAAKIGLESNGSDGTVSIANTRWKLSTLWHLGVNNRKGYESETMAGRYFGQMQWLYAYAGFDYHYKNTNDQEKNLFGQQSNKNNRHTVVAGVSYILPMLFVADARVDGNGKFRFQLGREDIPLTSRLRFTLMGNTDKEYTVGMRYIFTKYFSLSSHYDSDMGPGGGLTITY, via the coding sequence ATGAAAAGATCCACAGTAATTTTATTGAGTTTCTTTTTGTCTTTTTCGGCCTATGCACAGCATATGGCTATGAAAATGGACGAAAAGGAGCCGCGCAAACCCTTTTACACCAAAGTGGGCAATCGCGAAATTTATCATTTGTACATTGCCGATACTACCGTAAACTACACCGGCAAAGCAAGGCCCGCCATGGCCATTAACGGCAGCATACCTGCCCCTGCATTGGAGTTTACCGAGGGTGATACCGCCGAAATATATGTGCATAACCAAATGATGATGGAAACCTCTATCCACTGGCACGGGCTTATATTACCCAATCGTTATGATGGCGTTTCGTACCTTACCACCGCGCCAATTGAGGCCGGGCAAACTCATTTTTACAAGTTCCCGCTGGTGCAGCATGGCACCTATTGGTACCACTCGCATACCATGACACAGCAGCAAAGCGGTATGTATGGGGCTTTTATTATCCATCCCAAACAGCCAGCCGAACAAAAGGAGTACACCTTACTGCTGAGCGATTGGACCAATGAAAACCCCGACCAGGTAGAACGATCATTACATAACCAAACTGATTGGTACGGCATTCGTAAAGGCAGTACTCAAAACTATGCGGAAGCTGTAGCCGAAGGGCATCTTAAAACCAAGCTAACCAACGAATGGAAGCGAATGGTGGCCATGGATGTAAGCGATGTTTATTACGATCGTTTTTTTAGCAATGGCAAAGCAGTTAATAACGCCCCCCGGTTTAAAAAGGGCGACAAAGTGAAACTGCACATCATTAATGGCAGTTCATCAACCTATTTTTGGCTAAAGTATGCTGGCGGCAAAATTACCGTTGCGGCTAATGATGGCGAGGATGTGCAACCGGTACCTGTTGACAGGCTGATTATAGCCGTAGCCGAAACTTATGATGTGATAGTTACCATCCCCCACGACGGAAGCTTTGAATTTTTGGCTACATCCGAAGATCGCACCCGGTCAACCTCATTATGGCTGGGAAGTGGACCGCAGTTTAAAGCCAAGCCCTTGCCCCGGCTTAAATATTTTGAAGGCATGAAAATGATGAACGACATGATGGGCATGGATGGCAACATGAAGAAAATGGATGGCATGGTGATGACCAACCAGGTAATGGACATGAATACCGTAATGTATCCCGAAATTACCGGCGACGGCACAGCCCCAAATGATACCACTGCAACCGCAAAAAAAATGAGCGATATGCCTGGTATGGATATGGGGGGCAGCACCGATATAGTTACCCTAAATTATGGGATGTTAAAGGCTATTAAGCCCACTAATTTACCTGCCGGCCCGCTAAAGGTTTTGCACTTTAACCTTACCGGTAACATGAACCGTTATGTTTGGACGATAAACAATAAAACGGTTTCCGAATCGGATAAGATACTCATCAAAAAGGGCGAGAACGTGCGCATCATCTTGTACAATAATACCATGATGCGGCACCCCATGCATTTGCATGGGCATTACTTTAGGGTACTAAACGGGCAGGGCGATTATTCGCCGTTAAAAAACACGCTGGATATTATGCCGATGGAAACTGATACCATTGAGTTTGCGGCTACGGCAAGCGGCGATTGGTTTTTTCATTGCCATATCCTTTACCATATGATGAGCGGTATGGGCCGTATATTCAACTATGAAAATTCGCCGCCTAACCCCGAACTGCCCGACCCGGCAAGCGCCATAAAAAAGATATATGCCGATGACCGCCGCTTTTTTCCGGCCGCTAAAATAGGCTTGGAAAGCAATGGCAGCGACGGTACCGTTAGCATAGCCAATACCCGGTGGAAATTATCAACTCTATGGCACCTGGGCGTAAACAACCGCAAAGGCTATGAAAGTGAAACCATGGCAGGCCGCTATTTTGGGCAAATGCAATGGCTGTATGCATATGCAGGGTTTGATTACCATTACAAAAACACAAACGATCAGGAAAAAAACCTGTTTGGCCAGCAAAGCAATAAAAACAACCGCCATACCGTAGTTGCAGGGGTATCATACATATTGCCCATGTTGTTTGTTGCAGATGCCCGTGTGGATGGCAATGGCAAATTCAGGTTTCAATTGGGGAGGGAAGATATCCCTTTAACCAGCCGCTTAAGGTTTACGCTTATGGGTAACACCGATAAAGAGTACACAGTTGGTATGCGGTATATTTTTACCAAATATTTCTCTTTATCATCGCATTACGATAGCGATATGGGCCCTGGCGGCGGGTTAACAATAACTTATTAA
- a CDS encoding DUF3347 domain-containing protein: MKKIFLLVAFIATAFTPQLFAQDNKATALSTLLSSYYGVKDALVKSNTADAAASAGEFLKAVNGVDVKLLPAADAAAFKPLQEKLAFDARHISESKDIAHQREHFANFSANFFKLAKAVKLTDKPVYYAYCPMKKSYWLSADEAIKNPYYGNMMLTCGKVSETISPATK, from the coding sequence ATGAAAAAGATATTTTTATTGGTTGCTTTTATCGCAACCGCATTTACCCCGCAACTTTTTGCACAGGATAACAAAGCAACGGCGCTTAGTACATTACTATCATCTTATTACGGCGTTAAAGATGCATTAGTAAAATCAAACACCGCAGATGCCGCTGCCAGTGCCGGCGAGTTTTTAAAAGCTGTTAACGGGGTTGATGTAAAGTTGCTGCCCGCTGCAGATGCTGCCGCTTTTAAGCCTTTGCAGGAAAAGCTGGCTTTTGATGCCAGGCACATATCCGAAAGTAAGGACATAGCCCATCAAAGGGAACATTTTGCCAATTTTTCTGCAAACTTCTTTAAACTGGCCAAGGCCGTAAAACTAACTGATAAGCCTGTTTACTATGCCTATTGCCCCATGAAAAAAAGCTACTGGCTATCGGCAGATGAAGCTATTAAAAACCCTTATTATGGCAATATGATGCTTACCTGCGGCAAGGTTAGTGAAACCATTAGCCCTGCAACAAAATAA
- a CDS encoding CHAD domain-containing protein — MKKKDEKKYMEQEWRSMTHHLKAFIKTGDQESLHHFRTGVKKLRAFFTLTESVKNDHNPIKLFKPVREIFKQAGEVRNAYINIQLAKGQQAIKLDFIQTQEQLMDTLAGQFKAQGAQFLATLRKARRKVKKRIPKLKNLHIGLYYQQQLESITAGLQTHRFAEDLHTSRKQIKILIYNYRLVRDHLDMPFNEDYLEQVQNAVGNWHDNSVTIDLFAAEATQGETAVALLKKQAVQLKRQVTKLLKGFYDRATTVTELPLEQVS; from the coding sequence ATGAAGAAAAAGGACGAAAAGAAATATATGGAGCAGGAATGGCGCTCCATGACACATCATTTAAAAGCCTTTATAAAAACCGGCGACCAGGAAAGCCTACACCATTTTCGCACAGGGGTAAAAAAACTAAGGGCGTTTTTTACTTTGACCGAAAGTGTCAAAAACGACCATAACCCAATCAAACTATTTAAACCGGTGCGCGAAATTTTTAAACAGGCCGGTGAGGTACGCAACGCTTACATTAATATTCAGTTGGCCAAAGGCCAGCAAGCCATAAAGTTGGATTTTATACAAACCCAGGAACAGTTAATGGACACTTTAGCCGGGCAATTTAAAGCACAGGGGGCACAATTCCTGGCTACCTTGCGCAAGGCGCGGCGTAAAGTAAAAAAACGTATTCCCAAATTAAAAAACCTACACATCGGTTTATATTATCAGCAGCAACTGGAAAGCATTACTGCCGGTTTGCAAACGCATCGTTTCGCCGAAGATTTGCACACCAGCCGCAAGCAAATTAAAATACTGATTTACAATTACCGACTTGTAAGGGACCACCTTGACATGCCATTTAACGAAGACTACCTGGAACAAGTACAAAACGCGGTTGGCAACTGGCACGATAACAGTGTAACTATCGACCTTTTCGCCGCCGAAGCCACACAGGGCGAAACCGCGGTAGCGCTGCTCAAGAAACAGGCGGTGCAGCTGAAAAGACAGGTAACAAAATTGCTTAAAGGGTTTTATGACCGGGCTACAACGGTAACCGAATTGCCGTTGGAGCAGGTGAGTTAA
- a CDS encoding GNAT family N-acetyltransferase yields the protein MSFSLESPRLIIRAFIPADEAPYVNTHMDPVVNVYLPVRSAEQYSELLQLSMAQPDAALNRWAIIERETGNFMGSCLLREFNVGDDTVIELGYSLATPYWGKGYATEMAKLVVDYAFTIPQTQKVVAVTDQENKGSQMVLLKSGFSYQGLVDRYEGLTLSYFEYPKK from the coding sequence ATGAGTTTTAGCCTCGAGTCGCCGCGCCTTATTATCCGTGCCTTTATACCTGCCGACGAAGCGCCATACGTAAACACACATATGGACCCGGTAGTGAATGTGTATTTACCCGTGCGCAGTGCTGAACAATATAGCGAGCTATTACAGCTAAGCATGGCACAGCCCGATGCCGCGCTTAACCGCTGGGCTATCATTGAACGCGAAACCGGCAATTTTATGGGTAGCTGCCTGCTGCGCGAATTTAATGTGGGTGATGATACCGTTATTGAACTGGGCTACAGCCTGGCTACACCTTATTGGGGCAAAGGCTATGCTACCGAAATGGCAAAGCTGGTTGTTGACTATGCTTTTACTATCCCCCAAACCCAAAAAGTAGTGGCCGTTACCGACCAGGAAAATAAGGGCTCGCAAATGGTGCTGCTCAAAAGCGGCTTTAGCTACCAGGGGCTGGTTGACAGGTATGAGGGGCTTACCCTGTCGTATTTCGAATATCCGAAGAAGTAG
- a CDS encoding peptide-methionine (S)-S-oxide reductase: protein MVSKIGFGGSCHWCTEAIFLSLKGVTAVKQGWIASDGQNSTFSEAVIVEFDLNTISLQTLIAVHLYTHSCTVNHSMRAKYRSAIYTFNEGQATAAQNAIEALQPEFEGAIITKVIPFKRFRLNSDNYLNYYYNNPDKPFCQNIVNPKLRVLLARFADEADVGKLIHL, encoded by the coding sequence ATGGTCAGCAAAATAGGTTTTGGCGGAAGTTGCCACTGGTGCACCGAAGCTATTTTTTTATCGTTAAAAGGAGTAACGGCTGTTAAGCAAGGCTGGATAGCTTCTGATGGCCAAAATTCCACTTTTAGCGAAGCCGTTATTGTTGAATTTGACCTGAATACGATATCATTACAAACGCTTATTGCCGTGCATTTATATACGCACAGCTGTACTGTAAACCATAGCATGCGGGCTAAATATCGGTCGGCCATTTATACTTTTAATGAAGGGCAGGCAACTGCTGCTCAAAATGCCATTGAAGCCCTGCAACCGGAGTTTGAAGGCGCTATCATCACCAAAGTTATCCCATTCAAACGATTTCGGCTCAATAGCGATAATTACCTCAATTACTACTACAATAACCCCGATAAGCCTTTTTGCCAAAATATAGTGAACCCCAAATTGAGGGTGCTGCTAGCACGTTTTGCAGATGAGGCAGATGTCGGCAAGCTAATACACCTTTGA
- a CDS encoding response regulator: protein MSKNILIVDDDSEMVELICLILMEEGYNVWTLTSGEMIEQTMDTFKPDLILMDVMLAGLDGRELCKNLKESAETNHIPIILISGSDELRLDGYENSAPDDFIPKPFDIDSLLQKVGNQLAA from the coding sequence ATGAGCAAGAATATACTAATTGTCGACGATGACTCCGAAATGGTTGAACTCATTTGCCTCATACTGATGGAAGAAGGCTACAATGTTTGGACGCTTACCAGCGGCGAAATGATTGAACAGACGATGGATACTTTTAAACCCGACCTGATCCTGATGGATGTAATGCTGGCCGGCCTGGATGGTCGTGAACTGTGCAAAAACCTAAAGGAAAGTGCCGAAACCAATCATATCCCGATAATCCTGATTTCCGGCTCGGACGAATTGCGCCTGGATGGCTACGAAAATAGCGCTCCTGACGATTTTATCCCCAAACCTTTTGATATCGATTCGTTACTGCAAAAAGTAGGTAACCAGTTGGCGGCTTAG
- a CDS encoding CAP domain-containing protein — protein sequence MLNIVKKLILPLVCVIVQGTACRKAVLAPDNPSKAKLLDLVNNYRASGCTCGTVYYPPVNPVVWNDTLQVAAQRHSNDMDEKQFFSHTGSDGTNTGDRLMSLNYIFSTYGENIAEGYANEADVMVGWIKSPGHCQNIMNGDFTQMGVATSGKYWTQVFSAH from the coding sequence ATGCTGAATATTGTTAAGAAACTGATACTTCCCCTTGTATGCGTGATTGTACAGGGGACCGCCTGCCGAAAGGCTGTGCTGGCACCCGATAATCCGTCGAAAGCTAAATTATTGGATTTGGTGAACAACTACCGGGCGTCGGGCTGCACCTGTGGTACTGTTTATTATCCGCCGGTTAACCCCGTTGTTTGGAACGATACCCTACAGGTAGCCGCTCAAAGGCACAGTAATGATATGGACGAGAAACAATTCTTTAGCCATACCGGCAGCGATGGTACCAACACCGGCGACAGGCTGATGAGCCTAAATTATATTTTCTCTACCTACGGCGAAAATATTGCCGAAGGTTATGCCAATGAGGCTGATGTAATGGTTGGCTGGATTAAAAGCCCCGGCCACTGCCAAAACATTATGAATGGCGATTTTACCCAAATGGGTGTAGCCACCAGCGGGAAGTATTGGACACAGGTTTTTTCGGCACATTAG
- a CDS encoding SDR family NAD(P)-dependent oxidoreductase, with product MLLQNKNAIIYGAGGSLGGAVAKALAAAGAKVFLTGRTVGALRIVADDIIALGGRAEVAQVDAFNANAVKQHIDTVLQIAGTLDISFNAVGIDVKQGVPLVDLSADDFVNPVTATLQTRFLTATAAGRVMMDQGSGVILSLTATPGGIGYPYTGGFAAACCAVESFSCNLASEVGLHGVRVVNIRSGGSPDSRVFADAIEDRPEVMATVLKQMKADTMLKKLPLMADIANTAVFLASDLAGNITGVTIDVTGGTTAALNYRSNPEVRQVARPKFDKD from the coding sequence ATGTTACTCCAAAACAAAAATGCTATTATATACGGTGCAGGCGGCTCACTTGGCGGTGCGGTTGCAAAAGCCCTGGCGGCGGCAGGTGCAAAAGTATTTTTAACGGGCCGTACGGTCGGCGCGCTGCGAATTGTTGCCGATGATATTATTGCCCTTGGCGGGCGTGCCGAAGTTGCGCAGGTAGATGCATTTAATGCTAACGCCGTTAAGCAACACATAGACACAGTTTTACAAATTGCAGGCACATTGGATATCTCTTTTAATGCCGTTGGGATTGATGTTAAACAGGGTGTTCCGCTGGTTGATTTATCGGCAGATGATTTTGTTAACCCGGTAACCGCTACCCTGCAAACCCGGTTTTTAACTGCTACTGCCGCAGGAAGGGTGATGATGGATCAGGGTTCGGGTGTTATCCTGTCGCTTACTGCAACGCCCGGTGGTATTGGTTATCCGTACACCGGCGGTTTTGCCGCTGCTTGCTGTGCAGTTGAAAGTTTTAGCTGTAACCTGGCATCCGAAGTAGGTCTGCATGGCGTGCGTGTAGTAAATATTCGTTCGGGCGGCTCGCCAGACTCCAGGGTATTTGCGGATGCCATTGAAGATCGGCCGGAAGTAATGGCCACAGTATTGAAACAGATGAAGGCTGATACAATGCTGAAAAAGCTGCCGCTCATGGCTGATATTGCCAATACCGCCGTATTCCTGGCGTCAGATTTAGCGGGCAACATAACCGGTGTAACTATTGATGTAACCGGTGGCACCACGGCGGCCCTCAACTATCGGTCGAACCCGGAAGTTCGGCAGGTGGCACGTCCCAAATTCGACAAAGACTAA
- a CDS encoding Glu/Leu/Phe/Val family dehydrogenase yields the protein MPDQQSQQSIFSQLEIFGHKKVVFCSDPDTNLKAIIAIHDTTLGPAFGSTRMWSYKTEGDALNDVLRLAKSMTYKCAIAGLNMGGGYSVIIGDSRRDKTEALMRKFGRFIKNLNGEFITSEDVGTNPRDMEYIRMETQHVTGIPETLGGSGDPSPVAAQGVFMGIKACVKEQFGTDTLAGKSVIVQGVGHVGEHLVRLLRDEKVKVYISDIQEERVGQIAKKYGAEAVSNNSIFDIDADIYAPCALGGTVNTQTINKLKCSIIAGSANNQLLDESVHGEMLLNKNILFAPDYVINAGGIINCYSELMGFSKKRTMQLTENIYEVTRNILKLSKLENISTIVAANKIAEKRITDIKKVKSSY from the coding sequence ATGCCCGATCAACAATCACAACAATCCATTTTCAGCCAACTCGAAATTTTCGGGCATAAAAAAGTGGTGTTTTGCAGCGATCCGGATACCAATCTGAAAGCTATCATCGCTATTCATGACACCACCCTTGGGCCTGCTTTTGGCAGCACACGCATGTGGAGTTATAAAACTGAAGGCGATGCATTAAATGATGTATTACGCCTGGCCAAAAGCATGACATACAAATGCGCCATAGCAGGGCTTAATATGGGCGGCGGCTATTCGGTTATCATCGGCGATTCGCGCCGGGATAAAACAGAAGCGCTGATGCGTAAATTTGGCCGCTTCATTAAAAATCTTAACGGCGAATTTATTACATCTGAAGATGTGGGCACCAATCCGCGCGATATGGAATATATCCGTATGGAAACCCAGCATGTTACCGGTATTCCGGAAACTCTTGGTGGCAGTGGCGATCCGTCGCCTGTGGCAGCTCAGGGTGTTTTTATGGGGATAAAAGCCTGCGTTAAAGAGCAATTTGGCACCGATACGCTGGCCGGTAAATCTGTAATAGTACAGGGCGTGGGTCATGTTGGCGAGCACCTGGTACGCCTGCTGCGCGATGAGAAGGTAAAAGTTTACATCAGCGATATCCAGGAGGAACGCGTTGGGCAAATAGCTAAAAAATACGGAGCCGAAGCAGTATCAAACAACAGTATTTTTGATATCGATGCCGATATTTATGCACCTTGCGCGCTGGGTGGCACGGTAAATACCCAAACCATCAATAAGTTAAAATGTAGCATCATAGCCGGATCGGCCAATAACCAGTTACTGGATGAATCGGTTCATGGTGAAATGTTGTTGAATAAAAATATACTATTTGCGCCCGACTACGTTATTAATGCCGGCGGCATTATTAATTGCTATTCGGAGTTAATGGGTTTCAGTAAAAAACGTACCATGCAGCTTACCGAGAATATTTACGAGGTAACGCGCAATATTTTAAAGCTTTCGAAACTCGAAAACATTTCAACTATCGTAGCAGCAAATAAAATAGCAGAAAAAAGAATTACGGATATTAAAAAAGTAAAATCGTCATATTAA